In Nitrospira sp., a genomic segment contains:
- a CDS encoding zinc ABC transporter substrate-binding protein, translating to MSRLILCVLFIALAAPFHWTTSVSVSVAAAAEPLNVVVTLPVLKDWVQQVGGTHVRVVSLMTGYESEHTYSPKPSDLVAVRKATLLFEVGAGLEVWVSSLVKNAGNASLQVITTSKDIPLIHDQPESAEEAHGHAHTAGNPHVWLDPSSAATMVQHISNAMAAADPTHAADYRANTTTYLQSLTRVQDETLGLLQQLPNRAVIVHHPAWPYFARRYELRIAGTILTQPGGEPSARHLQALIETIRRDHIRVIISEVQLNQKVPQLLARETGAQIAVLTTLPGGVPGTETYLDMLRYNVLQLASALKQT from the coding sequence ATGTCTCGTCTGATTCTCTGTGTCCTGTTCATCGCCCTCGCTGCACCATTTCACTGGACCACTTCCGTTTCGGTTTCGGTGGCTGCCGCAGCCGAACCCCTCAACGTCGTCGTGACCCTTCCGGTGTTGAAGGACTGGGTGCAACAGGTCGGTGGCACGCACGTGCGCGTCGTCTCCCTCATGACGGGCTACGAAAGTGAGCACACCTATTCGCCCAAGCCCAGCGATCTGGTGGCGGTCCGGAAGGCGACCCTCCTGTTCGAAGTCGGTGCGGGACTCGAGGTCTGGGTCTCGTCGTTGGTCAAGAATGCGGGCAATGCCTCGCTCCAAGTGATCACGACATCCAAAGACATTCCATTGATTCATGACCAACCCGAATCAGCCGAAGAGGCGCATGGACATGCGCATACGGCCGGGAATCCCCATGTGTGGCTCGATCCATCTTCAGCCGCGACGATGGTGCAGCATATTTCCAATGCCATGGCCGCAGCAGACCCGACTCATGCCGCAGACTACCGGGCGAATACCACGACGTATCTCCAATCGCTCACACGCGTCCAGGATGAGACGTTGGGTCTCTTGCAGCAGCTGCCGAATCGCGCCGTCATCGTCCATCACCCGGCTTGGCCCTATTTCGCCCGTCGCTATGAACTACGCATCGCGGGGACCATCCTCACGCAACCCGGAGGTGAACCGTCCGCGCGACACCTACAAGCGCTCATCGAAACCATTCGGCGTGACCACATTCGAGTCATCATCTCCGAGGTGCAGTTGAACCAGAAGGTTCCGCAGCTCCTCGCACGGGAAACTGGGGCACAGATCGCCGTCTTGACCACCCTCCCCGGGGGCGTGCCGGGCACCGAGACCTACCTCGACATGCTGCGCTATAATGTGCTCCAATTGGCCAGTGCCCTGAAACAGACGTAA
- the atpD gene encoding F0F1 ATP synthase subunit beta → MSTGKVIQVIGPVVDVEFPPGQLPNIYNALKVTQEENKAAGKPAVRITLEVASHLGENRVRGIAMSTTDGLTRGMDVTDTGAPIAVPVGRETLGRLINVLGEPVDEKGPIKTNKTYPIHRPAPRLEDQDTKTEVLETGIKVVDLLEPYSKGGKVGLFGGAGVGKTVIIMELINNIALHHGGFSVFAGVGERTREGNDLWHEMQESKVIDPDDHTKSKAALVYGQMNEPPGARLRVALTGLAVAEFFRDEENQDVLLFVDNIFRFTQAGSEVSALLGRMPSAVGYQPNLSTEMGALQERITSTKKGSITSVQAIYVPADDLTDPAPATAFAHLDATTVLSRQLAELGIYPAVDPLDSTSRILDPQVIGEEHYKVARGVQSVLQRYKDLQDIIAILGMDELSEDDKMVVARARKIQRFLSQPFHVAEAFTGAPGKYVKLKDTVRSFKEILEGKYDHLPEQAFYMVGPIEEAVAKAEKMGVKV, encoded by the coding sequence ATGAGCACAGGAAAAGTCATTCAAGTCATCGGCCCCGTGGTCGACGTGGAGTTTCCTCCCGGTCAACTGCCGAACATCTACAACGCGCTGAAGGTGACGCAAGAAGAAAATAAGGCGGCCGGAAAGCCGGCGGTGCGGATCACCCTCGAAGTCGCCTCTCACCTCGGAGAGAATCGCGTCCGCGGCATTGCGATGTCGACGACGGATGGTCTTACGCGCGGGATGGACGTGACGGATACCGGTGCGCCGATCGCCGTACCCGTTGGACGGGAAACGTTGGGACGACTGATCAACGTGCTTGGCGAACCAGTCGATGAAAAAGGTCCGATCAAGACGAACAAAACGTATCCAATCCATCGTCCAGCCCCGAGATTGGAAGATCAGGACACGAAGACAGAAGTCTTGGAAACCGGCATCAAGGTCGTCGATTTGTTGGAACCCTACAGTAAGGGTGGAAAAGTCGGGCTCTTCGGCGGCGCCGGAGTCGGCAAGACCGTCATCATCATGGAGCTCATCAACAACATCGCGCTCCACCATGGTGGATTCTCAGTGTTCGCGGGCGTCGGAGAGCGGACGCGTGAAGGTAACGACCTCTGGCACGAAATGCAGGAGTCCAAAGTCATTGATCCCGATGACCATACCAAGTCCAAAGCAGCTTTGGTGTATGGGCAGATGAACGAGCCGCCGGGCGCGCGCCTCCGCGTCGCATTGACCGGCTTGGCCGTGGCGGAATTCTTCCGGGACGAAGAAAATCAGGACGTGTTGTTGTTCGTGGATAACATCTTCCGGTTTACCCAGGCCGGATCCGAGGTCTCTGCGTTGCTCGGCCGCATGCCGTCCGCGGTGGGGTATCAACCGAACCTATCCACTGAAATGGGTGCGCTCCAAGAGCGGATTACCTCGACGAAAAAAGGATCCATTACGTCGGTGCAAGCCATTTATGTCCCTGCAGACGACTTGACCGACCCGGCGCCGGCTACCGCGTTTGCCCACTTGGACGCCACCACCGTGTTGTCGCGCCAATTGGCTGAGTTGGGAATCTATCCGGCTGTCGATCCCCTCGATTCGACTTCACGTATTCTCGATCCTCAGGTGATCGGTGAAGAGCATTACAAAGTCGCGCGCGGTGTACAATCCGTGTTGCAGCGGTACAAAGATTTGCAGGACATCATTGCCATTTTGGGCATGGATGAATTGTCGGAAGACGACAAGATGGTCGTGGCCCGGGCAAGAAAAATTCAACGGTTCCTGTCGCAGCCGTTCCACGTCGCCGAAGCCTTCACCGGTGCACCGGGTAAGTACGTGAAACTCAAGGATACGGTCCGCAGCTTCAAGGAGATCCTCGAGGGCAAGTACGATCATCTGCCCGAACAGGCCTTCTACATGGTCGGCCCAATCGAAGAAGCGGTCGCGAAGGCAGAAAAGATGGGCGTCAAGGTCTAG
- the atpG gene encoding ATP synthase F1 subunit gamma produces MPSLQSLRRKIAAFKNTQKITKAMKMVAAAKLKRSQDRILAARPYAHKMRGVLSNLSQRVNRTSHPLLQKREGKKIEILVVTSDRGLCGGFNGNIVRKSAEFVRQCESQGLSVNLSLIGRKGRDYFRRRSWPIRQEWTGIFDKLSFEHAIDIGGDLTENFVKGTFDELYVVYNEFKSAIQQRVIVEKLFPIDAAAEFGTAPNGPEQTSTGGSYLYEPDEAELLNALVPKHFQIQTYRILLESAAAEHGARMAAMDGATRNAGQLIKKVTLYYNKTRQAAITKELMDIVGGAEALK; encoded by the coding sequence ATGCCGAGCTTACAATCTCTGCGGCGAAAAATCGCCGCCTTTAAGAATACGCAGAAAATTACCAAAGCCATGAAGATGGTTGCGGCCGCGAAGCTCAAGCGTTCGCAAGATCGTATTCTGGCTGCGCGACCCTATGCGCACAAGATGCGCGGGGTGCTCAGCAATCTGAGCCAACGTGTGAATCGTACCTCCCATCCGTTACTCCAAAAGCGAGAAGGGAAGAAAATCGAAATCCTCGTCGTCACGAGCGATCGCGGTCTCTGCGGTGGGTTCAACGGCAACATCGTCAGAAAGAGCGCCGAGTTTGTCCGGCAATGCGAGTCGCAAGGGTTGTCGGTCAATCTCAGCCTGATCGGACGAAAGGGCCGTGATTATTTCCGCCGGCGGTCCTGGCCCATCAGGCAGGAGTGGACCGGGATTTTCGATAAATTGAGTTTTGAGCATGCCATCGATATCGGTGGAGACCTGACCGAAAACTTTGTGAAGGGCACCTTCGACGAGCTCTATGTCGTGTACAACGAGTTCAAGTCAGCCATTCAACAACGCGTGATCGTCGAAAAGTTATTCCCTATCGACGCGGCTGCTGAGTTCGGCACTGCGCCAAACGGGCCGGAGCAGACTTCGACCGGTGGCAGCTACTTGTACGAGCCGGATGAGGCTGAATTGCTGAACGCCTTGGTGCCGAAGCACTTTCAAATTCAGACGTACCGTATTTTGTTGGAGTCGGCGGCCGCAGAGCATGGCGCACGGATGGCGGCGATGGACGGCGCGACCCGGAATGCGGGTCAGCTGATCAAGAAAGTCACCTTGTATTACAACAAGACCCGCCAGGCGGCCATCACCAAAGAACTCATGGATATCGTGGGTGGCGCAGAGGCCCTGAAATAA
- a CDS encoding F0F1 ATP synthase subunit epsilon codes for MAGKILLEVVTPEKLLLSQEVDEVIAPGSEGEFGVLPGHCHLLSSLRIGELRYKSHDVWHYMSILWGYAEVTPAKVTVMAEIAEKAEDIDVGRAQQAVEKAEQRLQAGGLPSEVKEAQISLEKARLRKKIADRARKAGHA; via the coding sequence ATGGCAGGAAAGATTCTGTTAGAAGTCGTGACGCCGGAAAAATTGCTCCTGAGCCAGGAGGTCGATGAAGTCATCGCTCCCGGCAGTGAGGGCGAGTTCGGTGTCCTTCCGGGACATTGCCACCTCCTGTCCAGTCTGCGCATCGGCGAGCTGCGTTATAAGTCACACGATGTCTGGCACTACATGTCGATCTTGTGGGGCTATGCCGAAGTCACACCTGCCAAAGTCACCGTCATGGCCGAAATTGCCGAGAAGGCTGAGGATATCGATGTTGGTCGCGCACAGCAGGCCGTGGAAAAGGCCGAACAGCGCCTCCAGGCAGGAGGCCTCCCTTCAGAGGTCAAAGAAGCGCAGATCAGTCTCGAAAAAGCCCGTCTTCGAAAGAAGATCGCCGACCGTGCTCGAAAAGCCGGCCACGCGTAA
- a CDS encoding GNAT family N-acetyltransferase codes for MPSALKTGQRPITFSDRNDFDAAQLIQLYRQAPWAKDRALEQARAMLAHTDLVITAWDGARLVGFGRVLTDYVFRASIWDVIVDRDYQGQKIGTEIVRRILDHPTLQQVELFWLCTRRPGFYERLGFSAKEQTGMVWSRKHPGSQA; via the coding sequence ATGCCTTCTGCTCTCAAGACCGGCCAACGACCCATCACATTTTCTGATCGCAACGATTTCGACGCGGCACAACTGATCCAATTATACCGGCAGGCACCCTGGGCCAAGGACCGTGCGCTTGAACAGGCGCGGGCCATGCTGGCACACACAGATCTTGTCATTACGGCATGGGATGGGGCCAGGCTGGTCGGCTTTGGGCGCGTGTTGACCGACTATGTGTTTCGGGCGTCCATCTGGGATGTGATTGTCGACCGCGACTATCAAGGTCAGAAGATCGGGACCGAAATCGTCCGCCGCATCCTCGATCACCCGACGCTGCAGCAGGTTGAATTGTTCTGGCTGTGCACGCGCCGACCGGGATTCTATGAGCGGCTTGGCTTCAGTGCCAAGGAACAGACCGGCATGGTGTGGTCGCGCAAGCATCCTGGTTCTCAAGCCTGA
- a CDS encoding RluA family pseudouridine synthase: protein MMRVRTTPVEIVVTGGESSKRIDVFLANRDPTFSRSALQRLIGEGRIQINGRPVRPSQKIKPGDRIRMEVPRPESLDLQPEAIPFEILYEDADLLVLNKPAGLVVHPAPGNWSGTLVNALLHHFATAGVTPSHVGGKERPGLVHRLDKETSGVMVIAKTDQSHRALAAQFKQHTITRVYEALIWGRPKKGHGVIELAIGRDTKERKKFSARTTKPKASATEYQIEARYGKLAAHVRLTPRTGRTHQLRVHLTSIDHPILGDKTYGGAKVMAVAGIPVPRVMLHARTLGFIHPTGGEYHQFDVPFPHDMEQVRDLLHAATAAEVMSGA, encoded by the coding sequence GTGATGAGAGTACGTACGACTCCGGTTGAGATCGTGGTGACCGGAGGTGAGTCGTCAAAACGGATCGACGTCTTTCTCGCCAATCGTGATCCAACGTTTTCCCGCTCGGCATTGCAGCGACTGATCGGGGAGGGCCGGATACAGATCAATGGCCGGCCCGTGCGGCCGAGTCAAAAGATCAAGCCGGGTGACCGGATCAGGATGGAAGTGCCTCGTCCTGAATCACTCGATCTCCAACCAGAGGCGATTCCCTTTGAGATTCTATACGAGGACGCCGATCTGTTAGTGTTGAATAAACCGGCAGGTCTGGTCGTGCATCCGGCGCCGGGGAATTGGTCGGGCACGCTCGTGAACGCGCTATTGCATCACTTTGCGACAGCGGGCGTCACGCCTTCGCATGTGGGTGGAAAGGAGCGACCGGGTTTGGTCCATCGCCTGGACAAAGAAACTTCCGGTGTGATGGTCATTGCCAAGACCGACCAGTCGCATCGCGCCTTGGCGGCCCAGTTTAAACAGCATACGATCACCCGGGTGTATGAGGCGTTGATATGGGGCAGGCCGAAGAAGGGACACGGGGTGATTGAACTCGCCATCGGCCGGGACACGAAAGAGCGAAAAAAGTTTTCAGCCCGGACAACCAAACCGAAAGCCTCGGCGACCGAGTATCAGATCGAGGCACGGTATGGAAAGCTTGCGGCGCATGTGCGTCTCACCCCGAGGACGGGGCGTACCCATCAATTGCGGGTGCACCTCACGTCAATCGACCACCCCATCCTTGGCGATAAAACCTATGGAGGGGCTAAAGTGATGGCGGTCGCGGGTATTCCGGTTCCCCGAGTGATGCTGCATGCCCGCACGTTGGGCTTCATACATCCAACCGGTGGTGAGTATCATCAGTTCGACGTGCCGTTCCCACACGATATGGAGCAGGTCCGAGACCTGCTCCACGCCGCGACCGCGGCCGAGGTCATGTCTGGAGCGTGA
- a CDS encoding DUF2726 domain-containing protein: protein MELLYPILGIGALVFLGSLAWETFGRRRASDVPVGGSSSGMSFAAKPLLTDQEVQLYNLLRMAVEDRYLLFTQIPLWSILDLRTPSGTPPAKTLRELALTRATFVLVHPGSRLVEKVVQVNPPVSEDAPEAADESLFDGALRAAGIQLVRLSPLHTYTVPGLVTVLDLADPD from the coding sequence ATGGAATTACTGTATCCAATTTTAGGAATCGGCGCGCTGGTCTTTCTGGGAAGTCTGGCATGGGAGACATTCGGTCGTCGGCGGGCGTCCGATGTGCCGGTGGGGGGCTCTTCGTCGGGGATGTCGTTTGCCGCCAAGCCGTTGCTGACGGATCAGGAAGTGCAGCTCTACAACTTACTGCGAATGGCGGTGGAAGATCGGTATCTGCTGTTCACCCAGATCCCTCTTTGGAGCATCCTGGATTTGCGGACGCCGTCAGGTACGCCGCCGGCCAAGACGTTGCGAGAACTCGCGCTCACACGCGCGACATTTGTGCTGGTACATCCGGGGAGTCGGTTGGTTGAGAAGGTGGTGCAAGTGAATCCCCCGGTGTCGGAAGATGCCCCGGAGGCCGCCGACGAGTCGTTGTTCGACGGGGCGCTCCGGGCCGCCGGGATCCAACTCGTACGACTGAGCCCGCTGCATACGTACACCGTGCCTGGGCTCGTCACCGTGTTGGATCTTGCCGACCCCGATTGA
- a CDS encoding metal ABC transporter ATP-binding protein — translation MTHPIIRFDHATFGFPGTIALEDISLTIPESEFVGVIGPNGSGKTTLCRAVLGLMAPLSGTLRVLDCACEELRCHHRALIGYLPQKGMLDRNFPVTVLEAVMMGRYGALGLFRRPSGKDRDIARQALAQVGMDHHRDSALGALSGGQQQRVFIARALAQQPRILLLDEPTTGLDLTAQHSVVELIQQLHQQLKLTILMITHDINMIRSRVDRLVLLKTRLFAAGPPHEVLQPDILSQVYGKELVITDKDFVIVEDYHHHH, via the coding sequence ATGACCCACCCCATTATTCGCTTCGACCACGCCACCTTCGGATTTCCCGGCACCATCGCGCTGGAGGACATTTCGCTCACGATTCCTGAATCCGAATTTGTCGGAGTGATCGGGCCCAACGGATCGGGAAAAACCACGCTGTGCCGCGCCGTGCTCGGGCTCATGGCGCCATTGAGCGGGACCCTCCGAGTCCTCGACTGTGCGTGCGAGGAGCTCCGCTGCCATCACCGCGCCCTCATCGGCTATCTTCCGCAAAAGGGCATGCTCGATCGCAATTTTCCGGTCACCGTCCTGGAAGCCGTGATGATGGGACGCTACGGCGCACTCGGCCTCTTTCGACGCCCCTCAGGCAAGGACCGTGACATCGCCCGGCAGGCGCTCGCACAAGTCGGCATGGACCACCACCGGGACTCGGCACTCGGAGCGCTGTCGGGCGGGCAACAGCAACGCGTCTTCATCGCGCGGGCGCTGGCGCAGCAGCCCCGCATTTTGCTTCTGGATGAGCCCACCACCGGCCTGGACCTGACGGCACAACACAGTGTGGTGGAACTGATCCAGCAGCTCCATCAACAATTGAAACTGACGATTCTGATGATCACGCACGACATCAACATGATTCGCTCGCGAGTCGATCGATTGGTGCTGCTCAAAACCAGATTGTTCGCGGCCGGCCCACCGCATGAGGTGCTACAACCCGATATCCTCAGCCAGGTCTATGGAAAGGAACTGGTCATCACCGACAAGGACTTTGTGATCGTGGAGGATTACCACCATCATCATTGA
- a CDS encoding metal ABC transporter permease, with product MLELLTYDFMQRSLLAAALVGSVCSVIGVFVVLRGLAFAGAGTAHAAFAGVTLAYLLGLPPLSLAIAFGLATVWITGWVEEKGRMKLDVSIGILYTATMALAILFLGLMKTYNPEVYGYLFGSVLSVTKEELLTIGGLSVGVLGTILLLSKELYFIAFDQEMAAASGVPARQIFYLLLTLVALTVVIALKTVGAILVFAMILIPASTAYQLTHSLTQMTLYSMLIGVFCSVTGVLLSYMFDLPSGPSIVLLATTLFFLAVCCSPKRLHRVHQE from the coding sequence ATGCTCGAACTGCTCACCTACGATTTCATGCAACGCTCCCTGCTTGCCGCCGCACTGGTCGGATCGGTCTGTTCCGTCATCGGCGTATTCGTGGTGCTGCGTGGACTGGCCTTTGCCGGTGCCGGGACGGCGCACGCCGCCTTTGCCGGGGTCACGCTCGCCTATCTCTTGGGGCTCCCCCCCCTGAGCCTCGCGATCGCCTTCGGACTGGCCACGGTCTGGATCACCGGATGGGTCGAGGAAAAAGGCCGCATGAAACTGGATGTCTCGATCGGCATCCTCTACACCGCCACCATGGCGCTGGCCATTCTGTTTCTGGGCTTGATGAAGACCTACAATCCAGAAGTCTACGGATATCTGTTCGGCAGTGTGCTGTCCGTCACGAAGGAGGAACTGCTGACGATCGGCGGGTTAAGTGTGGGGGTCTTGGGAACCATCCTGCTGCTCTCAAAAGAACTGTACTTCATCGCATTCGATCAGGAAATGGCGGCAGCCTCGGGCGTCCCCGCTCGCCAGATTTTTTACCTCCTCCTGACCCTGGTCGCACTGACCGTGGTGATTGCGCTCAAAACCGTCGGCGCCATTCTGGTGTTTGCCATGATTCTGATTCCCGCGTCGACGGCTTACCAGCTCACCCACAGCCTGACGCAGATGACGCTCTACTCCATGCTGATCGGCGTGTTCTGTTCGGTCACGGGCGTCCTGCTGTCCTACATGTTCGATTTGCCCTCGGGGCCGTCCATCGTCCTGCTCGCCACGACCCTCTTTTTCCTGGCGGTCTGTTGCTCCCCGAAGCGACTGCATCGCGTGCATCAGGAATAA
- a CDS encoding anhydro-N-acetylmuramic acid kinase, whose translation MKVVGLMSGTSADGVDAALVDIVRRGETLRITPLAFTSAPYPPALQQRVVELSLQGQVAEICHMNAYLGELFAKAALRVIRKAKYRPADIDAIGSHGQTIHHLPKGIRESGVGLVRSTLQIGEPAVIAERTGITTVANFRPRDLAAGGEGAPLVPYAHAVAFRHPRRSRVVVNIGGISNITYLPAGARVHELRAFDTGPGNMVLDAIMRAATRGGRSYDVGGRLARRGMVNQGLLRELMAHPFLVRRPPKSTGREEFGAPFVQALIARQHKTRLSLEDLLATCAAWTAEAIGSCRRWISGEIDDVIVGGGGVYNRAIMDALREVFAPAPVLTFDDCGWSSKAFEATAFALLAHDMLLGHCTNVPGVTGARHPVVLGTVVPGGAGMRIMQAGSLR comes from the coding sequence ATGAAGGTGGTCGGGCTCATGTCCGGGACATCGGCCGACGGCGTCGACGCCGCGTTGGTGGATATCGTTCGGCGGGGCGAAACATTGCGGATCACCCCGCTGGCGTTCACGTCGGCTCCCTATCCGCCTGCGTTGCAGCAACGGGTGGTGGAGCTCTCCCTGCAGGGGCAAGTGGCGGAGATCTGCCATATGAATGCCTATCTGGGAGAGCTGTTCGCAAAAGCGGCCCTTCGTGTGATTCGCAAGGCGAAGTATCGGCCGGCCGATATCGATGCGATCGGATCGCACGGACAAACGATTCACCATTTGCCGAAGGGGATTCGCGAGTCGGGAGTGGGCCTGGTCCGTTCGACGCTGCAGATCGGCGAGCCGGCCGTCATTGCGGAACGCACGGGCATCACCACGGTGGCGAATTTCAGGCCCCGTGATCTGGCGGCGGGGGGCGAAGGCGCGCCCCTGGTTCCTTATGCTCATGCGGTGGCGTTCCGCCATCCTCGCCGAAGTCGGGTGGTGGTGAATATCGGTGGGATCAGCAACATCACGTATCTCCCTGCGGGAGCGCGAGTGCACGAGTTGCGCGCGTTTGACACGGGGCCCGGCAACATGGTGCTGGATGCGATTATGCGGGCTGCGACACGGGGGGGGCGGTCTTACGATGTCGGGGGGCGACTGGCGCGGCGAGGGATGGTCAATCAGGGCTTGCTCAGGGAACTCATGGCGCATCCCTTTCTGGTACGGCGGCCGCCGAAGTCGACCGGGAGAGAAGAATTTGGTGCCCCGTTTGTTCAGGCGCTGATTGCCAGGCAGCACAAGACGCGGTTGTCCCTTGAGGATCTGCTGGCGACCTGCGCGGCTTGGACGGCTGAGGCGATCGGTTCCTGTCGGCGGTGGATCTCGGGTGAGATCGATGATGTGATCGTCGGTGGGGGTGGGGTCTACAACCGCGCCATCATGGACGCGCTTCGCGAGGTGTTCGCGCCGGCGCCGGTGTTGACGTTCGACGACTGCGGGTGGAGCAGCAAGGCGTTCGAGGCGACGGCGTTTGCCCTGCTCGCACACGACATGCTGCTTGGGCACTGCACGAATGTTCCTGGGGTGACGGGCGCACGCCATCCGGTGGTGCTTGGCACCGTCGTGCCCGGCGGCGCAGGTATGCGGATCATGCAGGCAGGGTCTCTCCGTTGA
- a CDS encoding RluA family pseudouridine synthase: MQTEFIISAGERPKRLDLFLVHREPKLSRAALQRMIEAGWVRINHRVAKPSRKLQPGDIVHLDTPQPAPMLFNGQTQALDILFEDAACLVVNKPAGIVSHPGPGHWNDTLLNALLHHANTSGSVDHIGVVHRLDKDTSGVLVVAKTKAAHRRLSEQFECHSVNREYEALVHGVPHPAVGLIDKAIGPETGRPTRTSTRTLRPKPATTAYRVEEIFGGVASHLVLMPRTGRTHQIRAHLETIGHSILGDRLYSEGQCRTMDGPQVSRVMLHARRLGFRHPEHHTYCEFTVAAPEDFQSTSHLLRR; the protein is encoded by the coding sequence ATGCAGACCGAATTCATCATCTCTGCCGGGGAACGACCGAAACGATTGGACCTATTTCTGGTTCATCGTGAACCAAAGTTGTCGCGCGCGGCCTTACAGCGAATGATCGAAGCCGGGTGGGTGCGCATCAACCATCGAGTCGCCAAACCAAGTCGGAAACTTCAGCCGGGTGACATCGTCCACCTCGACACCCCGCAGCCGGCGCCCATGTTGTTCAACGGGCAGACGCAAGCGCTGGACATTCTCTTCGAAGATGCTGCCTGCTTGGTCGTCAACAAACCAGCCGGGATTGTGTCTCACCCAGGCCCCGGGCATTGGAACGACACATTGCTCAACGCCTTACTCCACCATGCGAACACGTCCGGCAGCGTAGACCACATCGGCGTTGTCCATCGACTCGATAAGGACACCTCTGGGGTCCTCGTGGTTGCCAAAACCAAGGCGGCTCATCGGCGCCTGTCGGAACAATTCGAGTGCCACAGCGTGAACAGGGAATATGAAGCGCTCGTCCATGGAGTACCGCACCCGGCGGTAGGCCTGATTGACAAGGCCATTGGTCCTGAGACAGGCAGACCGACACGGACGTCGACGCGCACCCTGCGTCCGAAACCCGCCACCACCGCATACAGGGTTGAGGAGATCTTTGGAGGAGTGGCTTCGCATCTCGTGCTGATGCCTCGTACAGGCAGGACCCATCAAATTCGAGCGCATCTTGAGACGATCGGACACTCGATTCTCGGCGACCGCCTCTACAGCGAAGGTCAGTGCCGCACGATGGACGGCCCACAGGTCTCCAGGGTGATGTTGCATGCGAGGAGGCTCGGATTTCGACATCCAGAACATCACACCTATTGTGAATTCACTGTGGCGGCACCGGAAGATTTCCAATCCACCAGTCACCTGCTCCGTCGTTGA